Proteins encoded by one window of Actinocorallia herbida:
- a CDS encoding site-specific integrase, whose protein sequence is MCHAIQEHIDEHDIGPDDLLFPNWMFAYHRPTPPAEQEDELPPLVSNSGAVYEHGTKGARYSLKCDCAKCKAYAADYQRAWRRKRAAEQRDQGGKRVDTWRRDGTEFLSTQVWNRFWENARAAVGLPEGFTPYNARHTGISWAIAKGVDLQKVRQRAGHGNLTVTSRYAAILDEHDTTLADALEEIFDS, encoded by the coding sequence ATGTGCCACGCCATCCAGGAACACATCGACGAACACGACATCGGCCCCGACGACCTGCTCTTCCCCAACTGGATGTTCGCCTACCACCGGCCCACTCCCCCAGCCGAACAAGAAGACGAGCTTCCTCCGCTCGTGTCGAACTCAGGGGCGGTCTACGAGCACGGCACCAAAGGCGCCCGCTACTCCCTCAAGTGCGACTGCGCCAAGTGCAAGGCCTACGCAGCCGACTACCAACGCGCCTGGCGAAGGAAACGCGCAGCCGAACAGCGAGACCAGGGCGGCAAGAGAGTCGACACCTGGCGGCGGGACGGCACCGAGTTCCTCAGCACCCAGGTCTGGAACCGGTTCTGGGAGAACGCGCGCGCTGCCGTAGGTCTCCCCGAAGGGTTCACCCCCTACAACGCACGCCACACCGGCATCAGCTGGGCCATCGCCAAAGGCGTCGACCTCCAGAAAGTCCGCCAACGCGCCGGCCACGGCAACCTCACCGTCACCAGCCGATACGCAGCCATCCTCGACGAACACGACACCACCCTCGCCGATGCCCTCGAAGAGATCTTCGATTCTTAG
- a CDS encoding beta-glucosidase: protein MSIHHDTDQTQDPMAAQARRIVQALDPAARVRLLSGAGMWSTEEAPGAPAVVLANGPNGVGKQVADADHVGIGETVPATCFPAGAALGSTWDEELLEEVGAAMGREARAEGVGVLLGPGLNIKRHPGGGRTFEYLSEDPFLAGKAAAALVRGVQSEGVGASVKHFAGNSQETSRMRLDSVIDERTLREVYLAGFEIAVREGRPWTVMTSYNLLNGEHTGESRHLLAEILRGEWSFDGLVMSDWMAVFDRVAGVRAGLDLEMPGGRGAWDARVLRAVDLGELSQDDVDRSAARVVALSLRAEQARAEAGPAAVDRDAHHALTRRAAAAGTVLLTNDGLLPLSALGRVAVIGAAAEHPRFQGVGSSRVNPWRTETLLAALRDRLPELAYTPGYDPVTGTSSGEQRQAAVAEASSADAVVLVLGVPAGLEAEGVDRTDLAFPSDLNDLVGAVVAANPRTAVVLVNGAPFELPWADEPAALIEAYLGGQAAGAAIADVLLGDSEPGGRLAESLPVRAADLAASAGFPTTAPTQALYRETSNVGYRFHDTWDVAPRFPFGHGLTYTSFSYGTPHVTGEGTDLVVTVPVTNTGARAGSEVVQLYVHDTESTVHRPAQELKGFARVRLAPGQSCDAELRLDRRSFAVYDVATGSWLVETGGFELRVGASSRDIRASITVHVESDDVITPVPAPSGPVATGEEMAALLQRPVPALRPLLPYTTDSTIEDLAQTWLGRRLRSLLLVAVRRQVPTGGDQATKAMIEAVLAQMPLRGLVAAADGRLGLDTLDRIVAVLNATSPTARRAGARLRNTSAQRSA from the coding sequence ATGAGCATCCACCACGACACCGACCAGACCCAGGACCCGATGGCGGCGCAGGCCAGACGCATCGTGCAGGCGCTCGATCCCGCCGCGCGGGTGCGGCTCCTGTCGGGCGCGGGCATGTGGTCGACTGAGGAAGCGCCCGGCGCGCCCGCCGTCGTGCTCGCGAACGGGCCGAACGGTGTGGGCAAACAGGTCGCCGACGCCGACCACGTGGGCATCGGCGAGACCGTGCCCGCCACGTGCTTCCCCGCCGGCGCGGCGCTCGGCTCGACCTGGGACGAGGAGCTGCTCGAAGAGGTCGGCGCGGCGATGGGTCGCGAGGCGCGCGCCGAGGGGGTGGGCGTCCTGCTCGGTCCCGGGCTGAACATCAAACGGCACCCGGGCGGAGGGCGCACGTTCGAGTACCTCTCCGAAGACCCGTTCCTCGCCGGGAAGGCGGCGGCGGCACTGGTACGGGGTGTGCAGTCCGAGGGGGTCGGCGCGTCGGTGAAGCACTTCGCCGGCAACAGCCAGGAGACCTCGCGGATGCGCCTGGACTCGGTGATCGACGAGCGCACCCTGCGGGAGGTCTACCTCGCCGGGTTCGAGATCGCCGTGCGCGAGGGGAGGCCGTGGACGGTCATGACCTCTTACAACCTGCTCAACGGCGAGCACACCGGCGAATCGCGTCACCTGCTCGCCGAGATCCTCCGTGGCGAGTGGAGCTTCGACGGCCTGGTCATGTCCGACTGGATGGCGGTTTTCGACCGCGTCGCCGGAGTCAGGGCCGGGCTCGACCTGGAGATGCCCGGAGGCCGTGGCGCCTGGGACGCGCGGGTGCTGCGCGCCGTCGACCTCGGCGAACTCTCCCAGGACGACGTCGACAGGTCCGCCGCACGGGTCGTCGCCCTCTCGCTGCGCGCGGAGCAGGCCCGGGCCGAAGCCGGCCCCGCCGCCGTGGACCGGGACGCCCACCACGCGCTCACCCGACGGGCCGCGGCGGCTGGCACCGTCCTGCTCACCAACGACGGCCTGCTCCCGTTGTCCGCGCTTGGCCGCGTCGCGGTGATCGGAGCCGCCGCCGAACACCCCCGGTTCCAGGGCGTGGGCAGCTCACGCGTCAACCCCTGGCGCACCGAGACCTTGCTCGCCGCGCTGCGCGACCGGTTGCCCGAACTCGCCTACACGCCCGGCTACGATCCGGTCACCGGGACGTCATCGGGGGAGCAGCGGCAGGCGGCCGTGGCCGAGGCGTCGTCCGCCGACGCGGTCGTCCTGGTGCTGGGCGTGCCGGCCGGTCTTGAGGCCGAAGGTGTGGACCGCACCGATCTGGCCTTCCCCTCCGACCTGAACGATCTCGTAGGCGCCGTCGTCGCCGCCAACCCCCGCACGGCCGTCGTGCTCGTCAACGGGGCGCCGTTCGAGCTGCCCTGGGCCGACGAGCCCGCGGCCCTCATCGAGGCATACCTGGGCGGGCAGGCGGCGGGCGCCGCGATCGCCGACGTCCTGCTCGGAGACTCCGAACCGGGCGGCAGACTCGCCGAAAGCCTCCCGGTCCGGGCCGCCGACCTGGCCGCCTCCGCCGGATTCCCGACCACGGCTCCCACCCAGGCCCTGTACCGCGAGACGTCCAATGTGGGCTACCGCTTCCACGACACCTGGGACGTCGCGCCCAGGTTCCCCTTCGGCCACGGGCTGACCTACACCTCGTTCTCGTACGGCACACCGCACGTCACCGGGGAGGGTACCGACCTTGTCGTCACCGTGCCGGTCACCAACACCGGCGCGCGGGCGGGATCGGAGGTTGTGCAGCTCTACGTCCACGACACCGAGTCCACCGTGCACCGGCCCGCGCAGGAGCTCAAGGGATTCGCACGGGTGAGGCTGGCCCCCGGACAGTCGTGCGACGCCGAACTCCGGCTGGACCGCCGCTCCTTCGCCGTCTACGACGTTGCCACGGGATCCTGGCTCGTGGAGACGGGCGGTTTCGAACTGCGCGTCGGCGCCTCCTCGCGCGACATCCGGGCGAGCATCACCGTGCACGTCGAGTCGGACGACGTCATCACGCCCGTACCCGCGCCTTCGGGGCCCGTCGCCACCGGAGAGGAGATGGCGGCGCTCCTTCAGCGCCCCGTCCCGGCTCTCCGCCCGCTCCTGCCGTACACCACGGACTCCACCATCGAGGACCTCGCCCAGACCTGGCTCGGCCGGAGGCTGCGTTCCCTGCTGCTCGTCGCCGTGCGCAGGCAGGTCCCGACCGGCGGCGACCAGGCCACCAAGGCCATGATCGAAGCCGTCCTCGCTCAGATGCCCCTACGGGGCCTCGTTGCCGCAGCCGACGGCCGCCTCGGCCTCGACACCTTGGACCGCATCGTCGCCGTACTCAACGCAACTTCCCCGACCGCCCGCCGAGCCGGAGCCCGGCTCCGGAACACTTCCGCCCAACGGTCTGCATGA
- a CDS encoding alpha/beta hydrolase family esterase — protein MAAPMRHGRLRRVLVWTGAVLGVLVLTVAALAWWFVWVPTPDKPVLAVRETSASITVDGRQRRYVTVVPDSLPDGAPLWVVLHGANNTVPQIRAFTGYRLEELAVEKGFAVVYAEGYEKTWHDCRTATPYPARREGVNDVHFVEELVATVTSQNRLDASRVYGFGYSNGSHMLFRMIAESPGTFAGIVANAAELPADGNNECTPWNTPVPVMLVEGTGDPVSPYDGGKAGAFGQNLGLVRSAEESALLLAGVNRVTDGPVRTLVGGDPGEDGSVTLTEYGAGTAHPVRLYTVRGGGHIVPNSVARMPRIMGGSTEHLDSPQAAVDFFEGLPSDSRTREGS, from the coding sequence ATGGCGGCCCCCATGCGGCACGGGCGACTTCGGCGCGTGCTCGTCTGGACGGGCGCGGTGCTCGGCGTCCTCGTCCTCACCGTCGCGGCCCTGGCGTGGTGGTTCGTGTGGGTGCCGACGCCGGACAAGCCCGTTCTGGCGGTCAGGGAGACGAGCGCGTCCATCACCGTCGACGGCAGGCAGCGTCGCTACGTCACGGTTGTCCCCGACTCGCTTCCGGACGGCGCCCCGCTGTGGGTGGTGCTGCACGGGGCGAACAACACGGTCCCGCAGATCCGCGCCTTCACCGGTTACCGCCTGGAGGAACTGGCAGTTGAGAAGGGTTTCGCCGTGGTCTACGCCGAAGGCTACGAGAAGACGTGGCACGACTGCCGCACGGCTACTCCCTACCCCGCCAGGCGTGAGGGCGTCAACGACGTGCACTTCGTCGAGGAACTCGTGGCGACGGTGACGTCCCAGAACCGCCTGGACGCCTCGCGGGTCTACGGCTTCGGCTACTCCAACGGCTCCCACATGCTCTTCCGGATGATCGCGGAGAGCCCGGGGACGTTCGCGGGGATCGTCGCCAACGCCGCCGAGCTCCCCGCTGACGGCAACAACGAATGCACCCCGTGGAACACGCCGGTCCCCGTCATGCTCGTGGAGGGCACCGGCGACCCGGTCAGCCCCTACGACGGAGGAAAGGCCGGCGCGTTCGGGCAGAATCTGGGCCTTGTGCGCTCCGCCGAGGAGAGCGCACTGCTGCTGGCCGGAGTCAACCGGGTCACCGACGGCCCGGTCCGCACGCTCGTCGGTGGAGATCCCGGCGAGGACGGTTCGGTGACGCTCACCGAGTACGGAGCCGGAACCGCGCACCCGGTGCGCCTGTACACCGTCCGAGGCGGCGGCCATATCGTGCCGAATTCGGTCGCCCGGATGCCGCGCATCATGGGCGGCTCCACCGAGCACCTCGACTCCCCACAGGCCGCCGTCGACTTCTTCGAGGGACTTCCCTCCGACAGCCGGACACGAGAAGGATCATGA
- a CDS encoding MFS transporter: MSHPDGLSTPAHREAEGAQDPPVPIKGLRRLMGWIIPANLGVFLLWGAIPGVLLPQQITVLFGEDDKVGDLALVATIGALAAMIAQPIAGQVSDRTRSRLGRRAPWMVLGALAGGLALVGLAFADSLVGVAIAWMLVQICFNFAQGPLSAVLPDRVPVARRGTFAALTGIGVMFGALGGQILGSLFFDSVTAGYLVFAAVPLIALGLFTLFNPDQPSTEAAPELFRLRDFLAAFWVSPVRHPDFAWAFLGRLLLYTGYFSVTGYQLFLLTDYFDVAEPESRIPMLGAISLAGILIATAISGPLSDRAGRRKPFVFGSAMITGLALLLPWIWPDVTAWTLMTFVCGFGFGMFQAVDTALMSEVLPSAKSFAKDLGVVNIAATLPQTLAPGVAGAIVLSFGYAGLFPVGIALSVLGALAVWPIKAVR, translated from the coding sequence ATGTCCCACCCCGATGGACTCTCCACGCCCGCGCACCGCGAGGCCGAGGGCGCTCAAGACCCGCCCGTCCCGATCAAGGGCCTGCGCCGCCTGATGGGCTGGATCATCCCCGCCAACCTGGGGGTCTTCCTCCTGTGGGGAGCGATCCCCGGCGTTCTGCTGCCGCAGCAGATCACCGTCTTGTTCGGCGAGGATGACAAGGTCGGCGACCTAGCCCTGGTCGCGACTATCGGCGCCCTCGCGGCGATGATTGCCCAGCCCATCGCCGGTCAGGTCTCCGACCGGACGCGCTCGCGGCTCGGCCGCCGGGCGCCGTGGATGGTCCTCGGCGCGCTCGCCGGAGGACTGGCACTTGTCGGGCTGGCCTTCGCCGACTCGCTCGTCGGAGTGGCGATCGCCTGGATGCTCGTCCAGATCTGCTTCAACTTCGCGCAGGGCCCGCTGAGCGCGGTCCTGCCCGACCGGGTCCCGGTCGCGCGCCGCGGCACCTTCGCCGCGCTGACCGGGATCGGCGTGATGTTCGGCGCGCTCGGCGGGCAGATCCTGGGATCGCTGTTCTTCGACAGCGTCACCGCCGGCTACCTCGTCTTCGCCGCGGTCCCGCTGATCGCCCTCGGCCTCTTCACCCTGTTCAACCCCGATCAGCCCAGCACCGAGGCGGCCCCAGAGCTGTTCCGGCTGCGTGACTTCCTGGCCGCGTTCTGGGTCAGCCCGGTCCGGCACCCCGACTTCGCCTGGGCCTTCCTCGGGCGCCTGCTCCTCTACACCGGGTACTTCTCGGTGACCGGATACCAGCTCTTCCTGCTGACCGACTACTTTGACGTCGCCGAGCCCGAGTCGAGGATCCCGATGCTCGGTGCGATCAGCCTCGCCGGAATCCTGATCGCCACCGCGATCTCCGGACCGCTGTCGGATCGCGCGGGACGCCGCAAGCCGTTCGTGTTCGGCTCCGCGATGATCACAGGGCTGGCACTCCTGCTGCCCTGGATATGGCCCGACGTGACGGCCTGGACGCTGATGACATTCGTCTGCGGCTTCGGATTCGGGATGTTCCAAGCGGTCGACACCGCGCTGATGAGCGAGGTCCTGCCTTCCGCGAAGTCGTTCGCCAAGGACCTCGGCGTGGTCAACATCGCCGCCACCTTGCCCCAGACGCTCGCCCCCGGGGTCGCCGGAGCGATCGTTCTCTCGTTCGGCTACGCCGGGTTGTTCCCCGTGGGAATCGCCTTGAGCGTGCTCGGCGCCCTGGCGGTCTGGCCGATCAAGGCGGTGCGGTGA
- a CDS encoding LacI family DNA-binding transcriptional regulator, translating into MPRQSTPSKRVTIADVAREAGVSRSTVSFVLNKTPGQTIPETTRQRVIAAARKLSYQPSATARALRRGRSDIILFLMPNWSTGEAVAQAMDAISVALAEHGLTYLLHPRATSNRHLSDLWRSVTPALVITVDDLDDDDSAALDAAGIAHMTFGLGDDSRTPHSYQEMIGRIQAEHLIQTGHTRLGYATVPDTSLFTFAESRLRGVQQVCAGYGLPSPLALGAQPGTEAERSLRAWRSAEVTAVAAYNDEVALALLQAARASGVTVPEDLAVIGADDIAAAGLSCPPLTTVRIDPSAFVPALVSTIMAHLNRTPPENAPTIPDGELVLRDSTNVTKKRR; encoded by the coding sequence ATGCCCCGCCAATCGACGCCGAGCAAGCGCGTCACCATTGCGGACGTCGCCCGTGAGGCAGGGGTGTCGCGCTCGACCGTCAGCTTCGTGCTCAACAAAACGCCGGGGCAGACCATCCCGGAAACCACCCGCCAACGTGTCATCGCCGCCGCCCGAAAGCTGAGCTACCAGCCCTCGGCCACAGCGCGGGCGCTGCGCAGAGGCCGTTCAGACATCATCCTGTTCCTGATGCCGAACTGGTCCACGGGCGAGGCCGTCGCCCAGGCCATGGACGCGATCTCCGTGGCACTTGCCGAACACGGGCTGACCTACCTTCTGCACCCGCGCGCCACATCCAACCGCCACCTGTCCGACCTGTGGAGGAGCGTCACCCCTGCCTTGGTCATCACCGTCGATGACCTCGACGATGACGACTCGGCGGCGCTCGACGCCGCCGGCATCGCGCATATGACGTTCGGCCTCGGCGATGACAGCCGGACGCCGCACTCCTATCAGGAGATGATCGGCCGGATACAGGCCGAGCACCTCATCCAGACCGGCCACACCCGTCTCGGGTACGCCACGGTGCCCGACACATCCTTGTTCACGTTCGCCGAATCGCGACTGCGCGGGGTCCAGCAGGTGTGCGCGGGCTACGGCCTGCCCTCGCCGCTCGCCCTCGGCGCACAGCCCGGAACAGAAGCCGAGCGGTCGCTGCGAGCCTGGCGTTCCGCCGAGGTCACCGCCGTCGCCGCTTACAACGACGAGGTCGCCCTCGCACTCCTGCAGGCCGCACGCGCTTCCGGAGTCACCGTCCCCGAAGACCTGGCTGTCATCGGCGCGGACGACATCGCTGCAGCGGGGCTCTCGTGCCCGCCGCTCACCACCGTCCGCATCGACCCCTCCGCCTTCGTTCCCGCACTCGTCTCGACGATCATGGCGCACCTCAATAGGACACCCCCCGAGAATGCACCGACCATCCCTGACGGAGAACTCGTCCTGCGCGACTCGACCAACGTGACGAAGAAGCGACGGTAG
- a CDS encoding aldo/keto reductase, with translation MKYTKLGSTGLDISAIAAGAMTFGIPGVGYPEWTLDEEASRPLIKLALDAGITFFDTSNSYSLGTSEEILGRALADYADRDRIVIATKVYGRMHDGPNGQGLSRKVILTEVDHSLRRLGTDYIDLYQIHRFDSRTPLEETLEALHDVVKAGKVRYLGASSMYAWQFAKALFLQQANGWSRFVSMQPHYNLINREEEREMLPLCADQGIGVLPWSPLARGRLTRDWDEQTDRSRRDGFAQHLYSATDVADRAVADAVGSVAEARGVPRAQIALAWVSKHPAVGAPIVGFSKPYQLEDAIASLDITLTDEEITLLEAPYVPHPVVGFG, from the coding sequence ATGAAGTACACCAAGCTCGGCTCGACCGGCCTGGACATCTCCGCGATCGCCGCCGGTGCCATGACCTTCGGCATACCTGGAGTCGGCTATCCCGAGTGGACGCTCGACGAAGAGGCTTCACGCCCGCTGATCAAGCTGGCCCTGGATGCGGGAATCACCTTCTTCGACACCTCCAATTCGTATTCACTCGGCACCAGCGAGGAGATCCTCGGGCGTGCCCTTGCCGACTACGCCGATCGCGACCGGATCGTCATCGCCACCAAGGTCTATGGCCGCATGCATGACGGCCCCAACGGCCAAGGTCTGTCCCGCAAAGTGATCCTCACCGAGGTCGATCACAGCCTGCGGCGTCTGGGAACCGACTACATCGACCTCTACCAGATTCACCGATTCGATTCGCGCACCCCGCTCGAGGAGACCCTGGAGGCGCTGCACGACGTCGTCAAGGCAGGCAAGGTCCGCTACCTCGGTGCCTCCTCGATGTACGCGTGGCAGTTCGCCAAGGCGCTGTTCCTTCAGCAGGCCAACGGCTGGAGCCGTTTCGTCAGCATGCAGCCTCATTACAACCTCATCAATCGTGAGGAAGAGCGGGAAATGCTCCCCCTGTGCGCCGACCAGGGCATCGGCGTGCTTCCGTGGAGCCCGCTCGCGCGAGGACGGCTCACCCGGGACTGGGATGAGCAGACAGACCGCTCCCGCCGCGACGGGTTCGCCCAACACCTCTATTCCGCGACGGACGTCGCCGATCGGGCGGTCGCAGACGCCGTCGGCTCCGTTGCCGAAGCGCGCGGAGTGCCGCGAGCCCAGATAGCCCTGGCCTGGGTCAGCAAGCACCCGGCCGTCGGTGCCCCCATCGTCGGCTTCTCGAAGCCCTACCAACTCGAGGACGCCATCGCCTCCCTCGACATCACCCTCACCGACGAGGAGATCACCCTCCTGGAGGCGCCTTACGTCCCGCACCCGGTCGTCGGCTTCGGATGA
- a CDS encoding NAD-dependent succinate-semialdehyde dehydrogenase: MTAFTRSGNAVGSTLVPSELLIGGRWRPASDGARFEVRDPATDLPIAGVADASPADGLLALEAAEDAAADWRAVPPIERGELLRRVFETITERREEFALVLSTEMGKPMEEARGEVRYGAEFLRWFSGEAVRVHGRYSVAPDGASRHLVHRKPVGPCLLITPWNFPLAMITRKVGPALAAGCTVVLKPSELTPLSALLTAEVFQAAGLPPGVLNVITTTKAASVVTPLLRSHRLRKISFTGSTEVGRRLLADSAGTVLRTSMELGGDAPFLVFEDADIEAAVDGAMIAKMRNMGEACTAANRFLVHEKVAEEFAAALAMRMGALTVGPAADEGSEVGPLIDARSRDKVHGLVTDALDRGARLVTGGGPLPGPGHFYAPTVLCGIPADARLMTEEIFGPVAPILTFRDEREAIRLANATPYGLAAYAYTRDLGRVTRLTEELETGMLAINSGLLSDAAAPFGGVKQSGLGREGGAEGIAEYLETTYVRLPGPVS; this comes from the coding sequence ATGACCGCTTTCACAAGATCAGGGAACGCCGTCGGGTCCACGCTCGTCCCCTCGGAACTATTGATCGGCGGCCGGTGGCGACCGGCCTCCGACGGTGCGAGATTCGAGGTCCGCGACCCCGCCACCGATCTTCCGATCGCGGGGGTTGCGGACGCCTCTCCAGCAGACGGCCTTCTGGCCCTCGAAGCCGCTGAGGACGCTGCCGCAGACTGGCGTGCGGTCCCACCGATCGAGCGCGGGGAGCTTCTTCGACGCGTGTTCGAGACCATCACCGAGCGCAGGGAGGAATTTGCGCTCGTCCTGTCCACGGAGATGGGCAAACCGATGGAGGAAGCACGGGGAGAGGTGAGATACGGGGCCGAGTTCCTCCGCTGGTTCAGCGGGGAGGCCGTCCGGGTGCACGGCCGTTACTCGGTTGCCCCTGACGGTGCCAGCCGACACCTCGTGCATCGGAAACCCGTAGGCCCGTGCCTGCTCATCACTCCGTGGAACTTCCCCCTTGCCATGATCACCCGCAAGGTCGGACCGGCTCTCGCGGCCGGCTGCACCGTGGTGCTGAAACCGTCGGAGCTGACTCCGCTGTCCGCCCTGCTGACTGCCGAGGTGTTCCAGGCCGCCGGGCTGCCGCCCGGCGTGCTGAATGTGATTACCACCACCAAGGCGGCCTCGGTGGTGACGCCGCTGCTGCGTAGCCACCGCCTGCGCAAGATCTCTTTCACTGGTTCGACCGAGGTCGGGCGCCGGCTCCTGGCGGACAGCGCGGGCACGGTTCTGCGGACCTCGATGGAACTCGGCGGTGATGCGCCGTTCCTCGTCTTCGAGGACGCCGACATCGAAGCGGCCGTGGATGGTGCCATGATCGCCAAAATGCGGAACATGGGCGAGGCGTGCACTGCGGCGAACCGTTTCCTGGTACACGAGAAGGTCGCCGAAGAGTTCGCTGCCGCTCTTGCCATGCGAATGGGCGCGCTCACCGTCGGCCCTGCCGCGGACGAAGGATCCGAGGTAGGACCGCTGATCGATGCGCGAAGCAGAGACAAGGTGCACGGGCTCGTCACAGACGCGTTGGACAGGGGCGCGCGTCTGGTGACCGGCGGTGGACCCCTACCGGGTCCCGGGCACTTCTACGCGCCGACGGTGCTGTGCGGCATCCCGGCCGACGCCCGCCTCATGACTGAGGAGATCTTCGGCCCCGTCGCGCCCATCCTCACCTTCCGTGACGAGCGTGAGGCGATCCGGCTCGCGAACGCCACGCCCTACGGGCTCGCGGCGTACGCCTACACCCGAGATCTGGGACGGGTAACGCGCCTCACCGAGGAACTTGAAACGGGGATGCTCGCCATCAATTCGGGTCTGCTCTCGGACGCGGCGGCTCCTTTCGGCGGCGTCAAGCAGTCCGGGCTCGGGCGCGAGGGGGGCGCGGAAGGGATCGCCGAGTACCTGGAGACGACTTATGTCAGGCTGCCGGGCCCGGTGAGCTGA
- a CDS encoding LysR family transcriptional regulator, producing the protein MIRSDLRRDRGLDLRTRRVLWGTMEIQHVRYFVAVAEELHFGRAAERLHITPSPLSRHIRDLERELGADLFDRRYHQVELTGFGQKFLEPARDLLGRFDALRRLGPSQGASLRQPLRIGATPLAPPQVLDLVLGIAREAEDDVEPTIVLEPSAALLQQLTDRKLDLAVVHLPPGDPGLESVKLAEYRFGVALRGDDELAKRPSLKIADIADRQILVTSSKVQPLVMAEFRRHLARAGAKRIRELPHTDIVQIAALIGRSRDVTVVSLNSLSRRIFSRSRVALVPLDEPSVRVEAGVAWASPGPGQGVDDPVLSKVISTLKATGTRSPLKL; encoded by the coding sequence ATGATCAGGAGCGACCTGCGGCGCGACCGAGGACTCGATCTTCGAACACGACGAGTACTCTGGGGAACAATGGAGATACAGCACGTCCGCTATTTCGTGGCTGTGGCCGAGGAACTTCACTTCGGCCGCGCGGCGGAGCGGCTCCACATCACCCCCTCTCCCCTGAGCCGCCATATTCGCGACCTGGAGCGGGAACTGGGCGCCGATCTTTTCGACCGGCGTTATCACCAGGTGGAGCTCACCGGGTTCGGGCAGAAGTTCCTCGAACCCGCTCGAGATCTTCTCGGGCGCTTCGATGCCTTGCGCCGTCTCGGCCCATCCCAGGGTGCGTCACTTCGGCAGCCGCTCCGGATCGGAGCGACCCCTCTCGCTCCTCCCCAGGTTCTGGATCTCGTCCTCGGCATCGCTCGGGAGGCCGAGGACGACGTCGAGCCCACGATCGTCCTGGAGCCTTCGGCGGCTCTGCTCCAGCAGTTGACGGACCGGAAACTCGACCTCGCCGTAGTGCACCTTCCTCCGGGTGACCCCGGCCTGGAGTCGGTCAAGCTCGCCGAATACCGCTTCGGCGTCGCTTTGCGCGGCGACGACGAACTGGCGAAACGGCCGAGCCTCAAGATCGCCGATATCGCGGACCGGCAGATCCTGGTGACCTCCTCGAAGGTCCAGCCGCTCGTCATGGCGGAGTTCCGCCGTCACCTCGCCCGAGCGGGGGCCAAGAGGATCCGCGAACTGCCGCACACGGACATCGTGCAGATCGCGGCCCTCATCGGACGCTCGCGCGACGTCACGGTGGTGTCGTTGAACTCCCTGAGCCGGCGGATCTTCAGCCGGTCCCGGGTCGCCCTGGTCCCCCTCGACGAACCCTCGGTGCGGGTCGAAGCGGGCGTCGCCTGGGCTTCCCCCGGGCCCGGCCAAGGAGTGGACGACCCCGTCCTCTCAAAAGTGATCTCGACTCTCAAGGCCACCGGCACGCGCTCTCCGCTGAAACTCTGA
- a CDS encoding SDR family oxidoreductase: MSKVWFITGTSRGFGRTFTEAALERGDKVAATARDTSTLDDLAAKYGEAILPLPLDVTDKAAVGAAVKAAHERFGRLDVVVNNAGYGLFGMIEELTEEQLRAQVETNLFGAFWVTQAVLPILRAQGSGHIVQISTIGGIGAFPSLGGYHASKWALEGFSESLAQEVASHGIKVTLVEPGGFATDWAGSSAVHAAPNPAYDHIRQAMAARSGDAQYGDPAAAGPALLEIVDAENPPLRVLFGSQPTAIVKHLYAQRLQTWSDWEHVSHAAQG, translated from the coding sequence ATGAGCAAGGTCTGGTTCATCACCGGCACCTCCCGCGGCTTCGGCCGCACCTTCACCGAGGCCGCCCTCGAGCGCGGCGACAAGGTCGCGGCGACCGCCCGCGATACCTCCACCCTCGACGATCTGGCCGCCAAGTACGGCGAGGCGATCCTGCCGCTGCCGCTCGACGTCACCGACAAGGCCGCCGTCGGTGCGGCGGTGAAGGCCGCGCACGAGCGGTTCGGCCGCCTGGACGTCGTGGTCAACAATGCCGGCTACGGTCTGTTCGGCATGATCGAGGAGCTGACGGAAGAACAGCTCCGCGCCCAGGTCGAGACCAACCTCTTCGGTGCGTTCTGGGTCACCCAGGCCGTCCTGCCGATCCTGCGCGCCCAGGGCAGCGGCCACATCGTGCAGATCTCCACCATCGGCGGCATCGGCGCCTTCCCCTCACTCGGCGGCTACCACGCCAGCAAGTGGGCCCTGGAAGGCTTCTCCGAATCCCTCGCCCAAGAGGTCGCCTCCCATGGCATCAAGGTGACCCTCGTCGAGCCCGGCGGCTTCGCCACCGACTGGGCCGGCTCCTCCGCCGTACATGCCGCGCCCAACCCCGCCTACGACCACATCCGCCAGGCCATGGCCGCCCGCAGCGGCGACGCCCAGTACGGAGACCCCGCCGCCGCCGGCCCCGCCCTCCTGGAGATCGTCGACGCCGAGAACCCGCCCCTGCGCGTGCTGTTCGGCTCCCAGCCCACCGCCATCGTCAAGCACCTCTACGCCCAGCGCCTGCAGACCTGGTCCGACTGGGAACACGTCTCCCACGCCGCCCAGGGCTGA